In Escherichia ruysiae, a genomic segment contains:
- the gcd gene encoding quinoprotein glucose dehydrogenase: MAINNTGSRRLLVTLTALFAALCGLYLLIGGGWLVAIGGSWYYPIAGLVMLGVAWMLWRSKRAALWLYAALLLGTMIWGVWEVGFDFWALTPRSDILVFFGIWLILPFVWRRLVIPASGAVAALVVALLISGGILTWAGFNDPQEINGTLSADATPAEAISPVADQDWPAYGRNQEGQRFSPLKQINADNVHNLKEAWVFRTGDVKQPNDPGEITNEVTPIKVGDTLYLCTAHQRLFALDAASGKEKWHYDPELKTNESFQHVTCRGVSYHEAKAETASPEVMADCPRRIILPVNDGRLIAINAENGKLCETFADKGVLNLQSNMPDTKPGLYEPTSPPIITDKTIVMAGSVTDNFSTRETSGVIRGFDVNTGELLWAFDPGAKDPNAIPSDEHTFTFNSPNSWAPAAYDAKLDLVYLPMGVTTPDIWGGNRTPEQERYASSILALNATTGKLAWSYQTVHHDLWDMDLPAQPTLADITVNGQKVPVIYAPAKTGNIFVLDRRNGELVVPAPEKPVPQGAAKGDYVTPTQPFSELSFRPTKDLSGADMWGATMFDQLVCRVMFHQMRYEGIFTPPSEQGTLVFPGNLGMFEWGGISVDPNREVAIANPMALPFVSKLIPRGPGNPMEQPKDAKGTGTESGIQPQYGVPYGVTLNPFLSPFGLPCKQPAWGYISALDLKTNEVVWKKRIGTPQDSMPFPMPVPVPFNMGMPMLGGPISTAGNVLFIAATADNYLRAYNMSNGEKLWQGRLPAGGQATPMTYEVNGKQYVVISAGGHGSFGTKMGDYIVAYALPDDVK; encoded by the coding sequence ATGGCAATTAACAATACCGGCTCGCGACGATTACTCGTCACGCTAACAGCCCTTTTTGCAGCTCTTTGCGGGCTGTATCTTCTCATTGGCGGAGGCTGGCTGGTCGCGATTGGCGGCTCCTGGTACTACCCTATTGCAGGCCTTGTGATGCTCGGCGTCGCCTGGATGCTGTGGCGCAGTAAACGCGCCGCGCTTTGGCTATACGCGGCTCTGCTGCTCGGCACTATGATTTGGGGCGTCTGGGAAGTCGGTTTCGACTTCTGGGCGCTGACTCCGCGCAGCGACATTCTGGTCTTCTTCGGCATCTGGCTGATCCTGCCGTTTGTCTGGCGTCGCCTGGTCATTCCTGCCAGCGGCGCAGTTGCCGCACTGGTGGTCGCACTGCTGATTAGTGGCGGAATCCTCACCTGGGCCGGATTTAACGATCCGCAGGAAATCAACGGCACCTTAAGCGCCGATGCCACGCCAGCAGAAGCCATCTCCCCCGTTGCCGATCAGGACTGGCCTGCCTATGGTCGCAATCAGGAAGGCCAACGCTTTTCGCCGCTGAAACAAATTAACGCCGATAACGTCCACAACCTGAAAGAAGCCTGGGTATTTCGCACGGGCGATGTGAAACAGCCGAACGATCCGGGCGAAATCACCAATGAAGTGACGCCAATAAAAGTGGGCGACACGCTTTACCTGTGTACTGCTCACCAGCGCCTGTTTGCACTTGATGCCGCCAGCGGCAAAGAGAAATGGCATTACGATCCTGAGCTGAAAACCAACGAGTCTTTCCAGCACGTAACTTGTCGTGGCGTCTCTTATCATGAAGCCAAAGCAGAAACTGCTTCGCCGGAAGTGATGGCGGATTGCCCGCGTCGTATCATTCTTCCGGTGAATGATGGCCGCCTGATTGCGATTAACGCTGAAAACGGCAAGCTGTGTGAAACCTTCGCCGATAAAGGCGTGCTCAATCTGCAAAGCAATATGCCGGATACCAAACCGGGTCTGTATGAGCCGACTTCGCCGCCGATTATCACCGATAAAACCATCGTGATGGCTGGTTCAGTCACCGATAACTTCTCAACCCGTGAAACATCTGGCGTGATCCGTGGTTTTGATGTCAACACCGGGGAGCTGCTGTGGGCTTTTGATCCGGGCGCGAAAGATCCGAACGCGATCCCGTCTGACGAACACACCTTTACCTTTAACTCGCCAAACTCGTGGGCACCTGCGGCCTATGACGCGAAGCTGGATCTGGTGTATCTGCCGATGGGCGTGACCACGCCGGATATCTGGGGCGGTAACCGCACACCGGAACAGGAACGTTATGCCAGCTCGATTCTGGCGCTGAATGCCACTACCGGGAAACTGGCGTGGAGTTACCAGACCGTTCACCATGACCTGTGGGATATGGATCTTCCGGCACAGCCGACGCTGGCGGATATCACCGTTAACGGTCAAAAGGTTCCGGTCATTTACGCTCCGGCGAAAACCGGCAACATTTTTGTGCTCGATCGTCGTAATGGTGAACTGGTGGTTCCTGCCCCGGAAAAACCAGTGCCACAAGGCGCAGCGAAAGGCGATTACGTTACCCCTACTCAACCGTTCTCTGAGCTGAGCTTCCGTCCGACAAAAGATCTAAGCGGTGCGGATATGTGGGGTGCCACCATGTTTGACCAACTGGTGTGCCGCGTGATGTTCCACCAGATGCGCTATGAAGGCATTTTCACCCCACCATCTGAACAGGGTACGCTGGTCTTCCCGGGTAACCTGGGGATGTTCGAATGGGGCGGGATTTCCGTTGATCCGAATCGTGAAGTGGCAATTGCCAACCCAATGGCGCTGCCGTTTGTTTCGAAACTGATCCCACGCGGTCCTGGCAACCCGATGGAACAGCCGAAAGATGCCAAAGGCACGGGTACGGAATCCGGTATTCAGCCGCAGTACGGCGTGCCGTATGGCGTCACGCTTAACCCGTTCCTTTCACCGTTTGGTCTGCCGTGTAAACAACCAGCATGGGGTTACATCTCGGCACTGGATCTGAAAACCAATGAAGTGGTGTGGAAGAAACGTATTGGTACGCCGCAGGACAGTATGCCGTTCCCGATGCCCGTTCCGGTGCCGTTTAATATGGGTATGCCGATGCTCGGCGGACCAATCTCCACGGCGGGTAACGTGCTGTTTATTGCCGCTACGGCAGATAACTACCTGCGCGCTTACAACATGAGCAACGGTGAAAAACTGTGGCAGGGTCGTCTACCAGCGGGCGGTCAGGCAACA
- a CDS encoding Rpn family recombination-promoting nuclease/putative transposase produces MDAPSTTPHDAVFKQFLMHADTARDFLDIHLPEELREICDLNTLHLESGSFIEESLKGHSTDVLYSVQMLGNPGYLYVVIEHQSKPDKKMAFRMMRYSIAAMHRHLEADHDKLPLVVPILFYQGEATPYPLSMCWFDMFYSPELARRVYNNPFTLVDITITPDDEIMQHRRIAILELLQKHIRQRDLMLLLEQLVTLIDEGYTNGSQLVAMQNYMLQRGHTEQADLFYGVVRDRESGGESMMTLAQWFEEKGIEKGIEKGIQQGIEKMAHRLLSKGMSREDVAEMANLPLAEIDKLINSN; encoded by the coding sequence ATGGACGCACCAAGTACCACGCCGCATGACGCGGTGTTTAAACAATTTTTAATGCATGCGGATACCGCTCGCGACTTCCTCGACATACACCTGCCTGAGGAATTGCGTGAGATCTGCGATCTCAACACGCTGCATCTGGAGTCGGGGAGTTTCATCGAAGAAAGCCTGAAAGGGCACAGCACCGACGTGCTCTATTCCGTGCAAATGCTGGGTAATCCCGGCTATCTGTATGTCGTGATTGAACATCAAAGCAAGCCGGACAAAAAAATGGCCTTTCGCATGATGCGCTACTCTATTGCCGCCATGCACCGACATCTGGAGGCTGACCACGATAAGCTGCCGCTGGTGGTGCCGATTCTGTTTTATCAGGGCGAGGCCACGCCTTACCCGCTCTCAATGTGCTGGTTTGATATGTTTTACTCACCGGAACTGGCGCGACGTGTCTATAACAACCCTTTCACGCTGGTGGATATCACTATCACGCCGGATGACGAGATCATGCAGCATCGGCGGATTGCGATTCTCGAACTGCTGCAAAAACATATTCGCCAGCGCGACTTAATGTTATTGCTGGAGCAACTGGTCACGCTGATTGACGAAGGGTACACTAACGGAAGTCAGTTAGTTGCCATGCAAAACTATATGCTGCAACGCGGTCATACTGAACAAGCGGATTTGTTTTACGGTGTGGTGAGAGACAGGGAATCGGGAGGGGAGTCTATGATGACGTTGGCGCAGTGGTTTGAAGAGAAGGGGATTGAGAAGGGAATTGAGAAGGGGATACAGCAGGGAATTGAGAAGATGGCCCATCGTCTTCTGAGTAAAGGAATGTCTCGGGAAGACGTTGCAGAGATGGCAAATTTACCTCTTGCCGAGATTGATAAGCTAATTAACTCTAACTAA
- the panD gene encoding aspartate 1-decarboxylase, producing the protein MIRTMLQGKLHRVKVTHADLHYEGSCAIDQDFLDAAGILENEAIDIWNVTNGKRFSTYAIAAERGSRIISVNGAAAHCASVGDIVIIASFVTMPDAEARTWRPNVAYFEGDNEMKRTAKAIPVQVA; encoded by the coding sequence ATGATTCGCACGATGCTGCAGGGCAAACTCCACCGCGTGAAAGTGACTCATGCGGACCTGCACTATGAAGGTTCTTGCGCCATTGACCAGGATTTTCTTGACGCAGCCGGTATTCTCGAAAACGAAGCCATTGATATCTGGAATGTCACCAACGGCAAGCGTTTCTCCACCTACGCCATCGCGGCAGAGCGCGGTTCGAGAATTATTTCTGTCAACGGCGCGGCGGCTCACTGCGCCAGCGTCGGCGATATTGTCATCATCGCCAGCTTCGTCACTATGCCAGATGCCGAAGCCCGCACCTGGCGCCCCAACGTTGCCTACTTTGAAGGCGACAACGAAATGAAACGTACCGCGAAAGCGATCCCGGTTCAGGTTGCCTGA
- a CDS encoding PTS sugar transporter subunit IIA: MLGWVITCHDDRAQEILDALEKKHGALIQCRAVNFWRGLSSNMLSRMMCDALHETDSGDGVIFLTDIAGAAPYRVASLLSHKHSRCEVISGVTLPLIEQMLPCRETMSSAAFREHIVASGAPEVSSLWHQQQKNPPFVLKHNWFEY; the protein is encoded by the coding sequence ATGTTAGGTTGGGTTATTACCTGTCACGACGATAGGGCGCAAGAGATACTGGATGCGCTGGAAAAAAAACATGGCGCACTTATCCAGTGCCGGGCAGTGAATTTCTGGCGCGGGTTAAGTTCAAATATGCTCAGCCGCATGATGTGCGATGCTCTGCATGAAACTGATTCTGGCGATGGGGTGATTTTTTTAACCGATATAGCAGGCGCTGCACCTTATCGTGTTGCGTCGTTATTAAGCCACAAGCATTCTCGTTGTGAAGTCATTTCTGGGGTGACGTTACCGTTAATTGAGCAGATGCTCCCCTGTCGGGAGACAATGTCCAGTGCGGCATTTCGAGAGCATATCGTGGCATCAGGAGCACCTGAAGTCAGTAGCCTCTGGCATCAGCAACAAAAGAATCCCCCTTTTGTCCTCAAGCACAATTGGTTCGAGTATTAA
- a CDS encoding ABC transporter ATP-binding protein, whose protein sequence is MTIALELQQLKKTYPGGVQALRGIDLQVEAGDFYALLGPNGAGKSTTIGIISSLVNKTSGRVSVFGYDLEKDVVNAKRQLGLVPQEFNFNPFETVQQIVVNQAGYYGVERKEAYIRSEKYLKQLDLWGKRNERARMLSGGMKRRLMIARALMHEPKLLILDEPTAGVDIELRRSMWGFLKDLNDKGTTIILTTHYLEEAEMLCRNIGIIQHGELVENTSMKALLAKLKSETFILDLAPKSPLPKLDGYQYRLVDTATLEVEVLREQGINSVFTQLSEQGIQVLSMRNKANRLEELFVSLVNEKQGDRA, encoded by the coding sequence ATGACCATTGCACTGGAACTTCAACAGCTTAAAAAAACCTATCCAGGCGGCGTTCAGGCGCTTCGTGGAATAGATTTGCAGGTCGAGGCGGGTGATTTTTATGCGCTTCTGGGGCCGAATGGGGCCGGGAAATCGACCACTATCGGTATTATCAGCTCGCTGGTAAATAAGACCTCCGGGCGCGTCAGCGTATTTGGTTACGATCTTGAAAAAGATGTCGTCAACGCCAAACGCCAGTTGGGGCTGGTGCCGCAGGAATTTAACTTCAACCCGTTTGAAACCGTGCAGCAAATTGTGGTGAATCAGGCGGGGTACTACGGCGTGGAGCGCAAAGAAGCGTACATCCGCAGCGAAAAATATCTTAAACAACTCGATCTATGGGGAAAACGCAACGAACGTGCGCGTATGTTATCTGGCGGGATGAAGCGCCGTTTAATGATTGCCCGTGCGTTAATGCATGAACCTAAACTACTGATTCTCGACGAACCGACCGCAGGCGTGGATATTGAACTTCGCCGCTCAATGTGGGGCTTTTTGAAGGATTTAAACGACAAAGGCACCACCATCATTCTCACCACACACTACCTGGAAGAAGCAGAAATGCTGTGCCGCAATATCGGCATTATTCAACACGGTGAGCTGGTGGAAAATACCTCGATGAAGGCGCTGCTGGCGAAGCTGAAATCGGAAACCTTTATTCTCGATCTCGCACCGAAAAGCCCGTTGCCGAAGCTCGATGGTTATCAGTATCGACTGGTAGATACCGCCACGCTGGAAGTTGAAGTGCTGCGTGAGCAGGGGATCAACAGCGTATTTACGCAGTTAAGCGAGCAGGGCATTCAGGTATTAAGTATGCGTAACAAAGCCAACCGTCTGGAAGAGCTGTTCGTTTCACTGGTTAATGAAAAACAAGGAGATCGCGCATGA
- the hpt gene encoding hypoxanthine phosphoribosyltransferase, whose product MKHTVEVMIPEAEIKARIAELGRQITERYKDSGSDMVLVGLLRGSFMFMADLCREVQVSHEVDFMTASSYGSGMSTTRDVKILKDLDEDIRGKDVLIVEDIIDSGNTLSKVREILSLREPKSLAICTLLDKPSRREVNVPVEFIGFSIPDEFVVGYGIDYAQRYRHLPYIGKVILLDE is encoded by the coding sequence ATGAAACATACTGTAGAAGTAATGATCCCCGAAGCGGAGATTAAAGCGCGTATCGCCGAACTGGGTCGTCAGATTACTGAGCGTTACAAAGACAGCGGCAGCGATATGGTGCTGGTAGGCCTGCTGCGTGGCTCATTTATGTTTATGGCGGACCTGTGCCGTGAAGTTCAGGTATCTCATGAAGTCGACTTTATGACCGCCTCCAGCTACGGTAGCGGCATGTCCACCACCCGTGATGTGAAAATCCTCAAAGATCTGGATGAAGATATCCGTGGCAAGGACGTGCTGATTGTTGAAGATATCATCGACTCCGGTAATACACTGTCGAAAGTGCGTGAAATCTTAAGCCTGCGCGAACCGAAGTCGCTGGCGATTTGTACGCTGCTGGATAAACCGTCCCGCCGTGAAGTGAACGTGCCGGTAGAATTTATCGGTTTCTCGATCCCGGATGAGTTTGTGGTGGGTTACGGTATTGATTACGCACAGCGTTACCGCCATCTGCCGTATATCGGCAAAGTGATTCTGCTGGACGAGTAA
- the panB gene encoding 3-methyl-2-oxobutanoate hydroxymethyltransferase, with the protein MKPTTISLLQKCKQEKKRFATITAYDYSFAKLFADEGINVMLVGDSLGMTVQGHDSTLPVTVEDIAYHTAAVRRGAPNCLLLADLPFMAYATPEQAFENAATVMRAGANMVKIEGGAWLVETVQMLTERAVPVCGHLGLTPQSVNIFGGYKVQGRGDAGDRLLNDALALEAAGAQLLVLECVPVELAKRITEALAIPVIGIGAGNVTDGQILVMHDAFGITGGHIPKFAKNFLAEAGDIRAAVRQYMAEVESGAYPGEEHSFH; encoded by the coding sequence ATGAAACCAACTACCATTTCCCTGCTGCAAAAATGTAAACAGGAAAAAAAACGCTTCGCCACCATCACTGCTTACGACTATAGCTTTGCAAAATTGTTTGCCGACGAAGGAATTAACGTCATGCTGGTGGGGGATTCCCTTGGAATGACGGTTCAGGGCCATGACTCCACCCTCCCTGTCACTGTGGAAGATATCGCCTACCACACTGCCGCCGTTCGTCGCGGTGCGCCAAACTGTCTGCTGCTGGCTGACCTGCCATTTATGGCTTATGCCACTCCTGAACAAGCATTTGAAAACGCCGCAACTGTCATGCGCGCGGGTGCGAATATGGTCAAAATCGAAGGCGGTGCCTGGCTGGTAGAAACAGTTCAAATGCTGACCGAACGCGCAGTTCCTGTTTGTGGGCATTTGGGCTTAACGCCACAGTCAGTGAATATTTTCGGTGGTTATAAAGTGCAAGGGCGTGGCGATGCAGGCGACCGTTTACTTAATGACGCCTTAGCCTTAGAAGCCGCTGGGGCACAGTTGCTGGTGCTGGAATGCGTACCGGTTGAGCTGGCAAAACGTATTACCGAGGCGCTGGCGATTCCGGTTATCGGTATTGGCGCGGGGAATGTAACCGACGGACAAATCCTCGTGATGCACGACGCATTCGGCATAACCGGTGGTCACATACCTAAATTCGCCAAAAATTTCCTTGCCGAAGCGGGCGACATCCGCGCTGCTGTACGGCAGTATATGGCTGAAGTGGAGTCCGGCGCTTATCCGGGCGAAGAACACAGTTTCCATTAA
- a CDS encoding polysaccharide deacetylase family protein, whose product MIKKIIFLVLLVSSAVSAALPTRYMQTTQDATIWGKIGDNTVTVGNIRAGQIISVIPTTADYYEFNFGFATGYIDKGHLEPVQGRQKVEDGLGDLNKPLSNQNLITWKDTPVYNAPDAGSAPFGVLADNLRYPIISKLKDRLNQTWYQIRIGERLAYISALDAQQDNGIPVLTYHHILRDEENTRFRHTSTTTSVRAFNNQMTWLRDRGYTTLTLYQLEGYLRNSMNLPARAVVLTFDDGLKSVSRYAYPILKQYGMKATAFIITSRIKRHPQKWNPQSLQFMSISELHDVSDVFDFQSHTHFLHRVDGYRRPILLSRSEHNILFDFERSRRALTQFNPHVLYLSYPFGGFNDKAVKAANDAGFHLAVTTMKGKVKLGDNPLLLKRLYILRTDSLETMSRLVSNQPQG is encoded by the coding sequence ATGATTAAAAAGATAATTTTCCTGGTGCTGCTGGTTTCATCTGCTGTCAGCGCAGCACTTCCCACGCGTTATATGCAAACCACTCAGGATGCGACTATCTGGGGAAAAATTGGCGACAACACGGTAACCGTCGGTAACATTCGTGCCGGGCAGATTATTTCGGTCATCCCAACCACAGCCGATTATTATGAATTCAATTTTGGTTTTGCTACGGGGTATATTGATAAAGGTCATCTTGAACCTGTACAAGGGCGGCAAAAAGTTGAAGATGGTCTGGGTGATCTGAATAAACCACTGAGCAACCAAAATCTTATTACCTGGAAAGATACGCCGGTATATAACGCGCCCGATGCAGGCAGTGCGCCATTTGGCGTGCTGGCCGATAACTTGCGTTATCCCATTATCAGTAAATTGAAAGATCGCCTGAATCAAACCTGGTATCAAATTCGTATTGGCGAACGTCTGGCCTATATCAGCGCGCTGGATGCGCAGCAGGATAACGGTATTCCTGTATTGACCTACCATCATATTTTACGCGATGAAGAGAATACCCGTTTTCGCCATACGTCGACCACAACGTCGGTACGTGCATTCAATAACCAGATGACCTGGTTGCGCGACAGGGGATATACCACGTTGACCTTGTATCAACTGGAAGGATATCTGCGTAATTCGATGAATCTCCCCGCTCGCGCGGTTGTGTTGACATTTGATGATGGTTTGAAGTCGGTGAGTCGTTATGCATACCCCATTCTGAAACAATACGGTATGAAGGCGACGGCATTTATTATTACCTCGCGTATTAAACGCCATCCACAAAAATGGAATCCACAGTCGTTACAGTTTATGAGTATTTCTGAACTGCATGATGTCAGCGATGTTTTTGATTTCCAGTCACATACCCATTTTTTACATCGGGTTGATGGTTATCGCCGACCCATATTACTTAGCCGCAGTGAGCATAATATTTTATTTGATTTTGAACGTTCACGTCGGGCGCTGACGCAATTTAATCCGCATGTATTGTATCTTTCTTATCCGTTTGGCGGATTTAATGACAAAGCGGTTAAAGCGGCAAATGATGCCGGATTTCATCTGGCGGTGACGACCATGAAAGGTAAAGTAAAACTGGGGGATAATCCCTTGTTGCTAAAACGGCTTTATATCTTAAGAACAGATTCGCTGGAGACGATGTCGCGGCTGGTGAGTAACCAGCCGCAGGGGTGA
- the panC gene encoding pantoate--beta-alanine ligase, whose amino-acid sequence MLIIETLPLLRQQIRRLRMEGKRVALVPTMGNLHDGHMKLVDEAKARADVVVVSIFVNPMQFDRPEDLARYPRTLQEDCEKLNKRKVDLVFAPSVKEIYPNGTETHTYVDVPGLSTMLEGASRPGHFRGVSTIVSKLFNLVQPDIACFGEKDFQQLALIRKMVADMGFDIEIVGVPIMRAKDGLALSSRNGYLTAEQRKIAPGLYKVLSSIADKLQAGERDLDEIIAIAGQELNEKGFRADDIQIRDADTLLEVTENSKRAVILVAAWLGDARLIDNKIVELA is encoded by the coding sequence GTGTTAATTATCGAAACTCTGCCGCTGCTGCGTCAGCAAATCCGCCGCCTGCGTATGGAAGGCAAGCGTGTGGCGCTGGTGCCTACCATGGGTAACCTGCACGATGGTCATATGAAGCTGGTCGATGAAGCGAAAGCCCGCGCCGATGTGGTCGTCGTCAGTATTTTCGTTAACCCGATGCAGTTCGATCGCCCGGAAGATCTGGCTCGCTATCCACGCACCTTGCAGGAAGACTGCGAGAAGCTGAATAAACGTAAAGTGGATCTGGTTTTCGCTCCATCAGTAAAAGAGATCTACCCGAACGGTACAGAAACCCACACCTATGTTGATGTTCCCGGTCTTTCCACCATGCTGGAAGGTGCCAGCCGCCCAGGGCATTTCCGTGGCGTTTCGACCATCGTCAGCAAACTGTTCAACCTTGTCCAGCCGGACATCGCCTGCTTCGGTGAAAAAGATTTTCAGCAACTGGCGCTGATCCGCAAAATGGTTGCCGATATGGGCTTTGATATTGAGATTGTCGGTGTGCCGATTATGCGCGCGAAAGACGGTCTGGCGCTCAGTTCCCGTAATGGTTATCTGACGGCAGAACAACGCAAAATTGCGCCAGGCCTGTACAAGGTTTTAAGTTCGATTGCCGACAAATTGCAGGCTGGAGAGCGGGATCTCGATGAAATTATTGCCATTGCCGGGCAAGAACTGAATGAAAAAGGTTTCCGCGCCGATGATATTCAGATTCGTGATGCTGACACGTTGCTGGAAGTCACTGAAAACAGTAAACGCGCCGTGATTCTGGTAGCAGCCTGGCTTGGCGATGCTCGCCTGATCGACAATAAAATAGTCGAACTGGCGTAA
- a CDS encoding ABC transporter permease, giving the protein MMHLYWVALKSIWAKEIHRFMRIWVQTLVPPVITMTLYFIIFGNLIGSRIGDMHGFSYMQFIVPGLIMMSVITNAYANVASSFFGAKFQRNIEELLVAPVPTHVIIAGYVGGGVARGLFVGILVTAISLFFVPFQVHSWVFVALTLVLTAVLFSLAGLLNGVFAKTFDDISLVPTFVLTPLTYLGGVFYSLTLLPPFWQGLSHLNPIVYMISGFRYGFLGINDVPLVTTFGVLVVFIIAFYLICWSLIQRGRGLRS; this is encoded by the coding sequence ATGATGCATCTTTACTGGGTGGCATTAAAAAGCATCTGGGCGAAAGAAATTCATCGCTTTATGCGTATCTGGGTGCAGACGCTGGTGCCACCGGTCATCACCATGACCCTTTACTTTATTATCTTCGGCAACCTGATTGGTTCGCGCATTGGTGATATGCATGGCTTCAGCTATATGCAGTTCATCGTGCCGGGGCTGATCATGATGTCGGTGATCACCAATGCCTACGCCAACGTTGCATCATCATTTTTTGGTGCCAAGTTCCAGCGTAATATTGAAGAGTTGCTGGTCGCTCCGGTTCCAACGCACGTGATTATCGCCGGATATGTCGGCGGTGGTGTTGCGCGTGGGTTGTTTGTTGGCATTCTGGTGACGGCGATTTCGCTGTTCTTTGTGCCGTTTCAGGTGCATTCGTGGGTATTCGTTGCCTTAACCCTGGTGCTCACGGCGGTGTTGTTCTCCCTTGCGGGTTTGCTGAACGGTGTGTTTGCCAAAACGTTCGATGACATCAGCCTGGTGCCAACCTTTGTATTAACGCCACTCACGTATTTGGGCGGGGTCTTTTACTCCCTGACTTTGCTGCCGCCGTTCTGGCAGGGACTGTCGCATCTGAACCCAATCGTTTATATGATCAGTGGATTCCGCTACGGCTTCCTCGGCATTAATGATGTGCCGCTGGTCACGACTTTTGGCGTGCTGGTTGTTTTTATTATTGCGTTTTATCTGATCTGCTGGTCGCTGATCCAGCGTGGGCGCGGCTTGCGTAGCTAA
- the can gene encoding carbonate dehydratase, which translates to MKDIDTLISNNALWSKMLVEEDPGFFEKLAQAQKPRFLWIGCSDSRVPAERLTGLEPGELFVHRNVANLVIHTDLNCLSVVQYAVDVLEVEHIIICGHYGCGGVQAAVENPELGLINNWLLHIRDIWFKHSSLLGEMPPERRLDTLCELNVMEQVYNLGHSTIMQSAWKRGQKVTIHGWAYGIHDGLLRDLDVTATNRETLEQRYRHGISNLKLKHINHK; encoded by the coding sequence ATGAAAGACATAGATACACTCATCAGCAATAATGCACTATGGTCAAAAATGCTGGTGGAAGAGGATCCCGGGTTTTTTGAGAAACTGGCACAAGCGCAAAAACCGCGCTTTCTATGGATTGGATGTTCCGACAGTCGCGTTCCTGCAGAACGTTTAACCGGTCTTGAGCCGGGCGAACTCTTTGTTCACCGTAATGTTGCTAACCTGGTCATTCACACCGATCTAAACTGCCTCTCCGTGGTTCAGTATGCAGTGGATGTTCTCGAAGTTGAACATATTATTATCTGTGGCCACTATGGTTGCGGCGGCGTGCAAGCTGCTGTTGAAAACCCGGAACTGGGGCTTATCAACAACTGGCTGCTGCACATCCGCGATATCTGGTTCAAACATAGCTCATTGCTCGGCGAAATGCCGCCAGAGCGTCGTCTGGATACCCTGTGCGAACTGAACGTAATGGAACAGGTATATAACCTGGGTCACTCCACCATTATGCAATCAGCGTGGAAACGCGGGCAGAAAGTCACCATTCACGGCTGGGCTTACGGCATTCACGACGGCTTACTGCGTGACCTGGATGTCACAGCCACTAACCGCGAAACCCTGGAGCAACGTTACCGTCACGGGATTTCCAACCTCAAGCTGAAGCACATCAATCACAAATAA